A stretch of DNA from Saccharospirillum mangrovi:
GACATCGGCGGGCGATAAATAGCTCGAACCCAGGCACAGATAAATGCCGAACAACAGCAGTAAGACCGCGAGCGATATCAGACAGCCAATCACCGTCGAGCGGTGCAGGGCAAACGCCAGTCGTTCATGGCGGCTGCGGACTATCCAGTGCGACCGTTGAGACGTCATAAGGCGGGGCTGCGTTTGCGCGCGACGGCGATGAAAAACGGCGTACCAACCAAAGCCGTTAACGCGCCAACCGGTATTTCCTGCGGCGGCACGATAAAGCGCGACAGCGTATCGGCACCGAGCAGCAGACTGGCACCCAACAGCGCCGAGGCGGGCAACACCCAGCGGTGATCGCGGCCAAACAGCCCCCGCGCCAAGTGCGGCACGATCAAACCGATAAAACCGATCAGCCCGGCCAACGCCACCGAACCGCCCGCCAATACAACAATCACCGCGCCCAACGCCAAACGCGTTGCCAGCACACGCTGGCCGAGACTGCGCGCCACCGTTTCATCGAGCATCATCACATTGACTTGCCGCACCAGCAGCGCGGTGACGAGCAGCGCGGCGATAAAAAATGGCACAAAGGGTGTCATCGTTGCGAACGAAGTGCCGGCGACCGAACCGCCGAGCCAATACAGAATGCCTTCGAGACTTTCCTGATTCAGGATCAGCAAGCCCTGGGTGAAGGCGACGAACAGGGCCGTCATCGCCGCGCCGGCGAGCACGATGCGCACAGGCGATAAACCGGCCGGCCCGCTCATGCCGAGCAAATACACCAACACACTGGCGACGGCTGCGCCCAAAAACGCGAACCCGATGAACTGGCTGACCGACGTCAGCGACAGAAAAGTGTACGCCAGCGCGACAAAAAACAGCGCTCCGGCGTTGATGCCGAACAGGCTTGGCGAGGCCAGCGCATTGCGCGTTAACGCCTGCATCAAGGCGCCGGAGATGGCCAGACTCGAGCCGACCAACAACGCCAGCACGGCCCGGTTCAGCCGGTTGGCGCGCACGATGATGTGGTTCACCACCGTGTCGTCGTAAGCGAACAGGGCGTGCAGCACGGTGTCGAGCGACATCGCCGTCTGGCCCAGTGCGATGCTGGCGAAACCGGTTGCCAGCGCCAGCGCCAGACAGGCCAGCAACGCCAGCGATTTTGCGACGGTCGACGTCAGCAAGTGGCGTCAGTCCAGGCCGTAATGTTCGAACACGCTATCGACCATGCGCTGGGCGGCAATCGGGCCGCCGCCCATGTTCCAGTCGACTTCGTTGACGCGATACACCTGGCCGTTGCGCACCGCATCGAGGGTGTTCCACAGCGGGTGGCTGGTCCATTCCTGATAGTTTTCCATCACCGTCGGGTCGGTCTCGGTCATAAAGATGAAGAACACATCGGCGTTCATCGCCGGAATGCTTTCTTTGGACGTCAGC
This window harbors:
- a CDS encoding FecCD family ABC transporter permease, yielding MLTSTVAKSLALLACLALALATGFASIALGQTAMSLDTVLHALFAYDDTVVNHIIVRANRLNRAVLALLVGSSLAISGALMQALTRNALASPSLFGINAGALFFVALAYTFLSLTSVSQFIGFAFLGAAVASVLVYLLGMSGPAGLSPVRIVLAGAAMTALFVAFTQGLLILNQESLEGILYWLGGSVAGTSFATMTPFVPFFIAALLVTALLVRQVNVMMLDETVARSLGQRVLATRLALGAVIVVLAGGSVALAGLIGFIGLIVPHLARGLFGRDHRWVLPASALLGASLLLGADTLSRFIVPPQEIPVGALTALVGTPFFIAVARKRSPAL